A genome region from Populus alba chromosome 3, ASM523922v2, whole genome shotgun sequence includes the following:
- the LOC118037930 gene encoding uncharacterized protein, with protein sequence MFYGALVWDPWLIVAQIVCLQCLYYLTLGFFLSLLVGTRVSRLTLVYFFDFATITTSTVTGCCVIASLLLTSFAGAGYMLFLIERANKCLDFSATLYIIHLLKCMIYGGWPSSITWWVVNGTGFAVMALLGEYLCIKRELQEIPTRYRSNV encoded by the exons ATGTTCTATGGTGCATTGGTATGGGATCCATGGCTAATAGTAGCCCAAATTGTCTGCCTTCAGTGCCTTTACTATCTCACCCTTGGTTTCTTCTTATCCCTTCTTGTTGGCACTCGCGTCTCTCGCTTGACTCTCgtttatttctttgatttcGCCACTATCACTACCTCTACTGTCACCGGCTGCTGTGTCATTGCCTCCCTTCTCCTCACCTCCTTTGCTGG aGCTGGGTATATGTTGTTTTTGATTGAGAGGGCAAATAAGTGCTTAGATTTTTCGGCAACCCTCTATATCATCCATTTGTTGAAATGCATGATATATGGAGGTTGGCCTTCCTCGATAACATGGTGGGTTGTTAATGGTACTGGATTTGCAGTGATGGCCTTGCTTGGTGAATATCTGTGTATCAAGCGTGAACTCCAGGAGATTCCCACACGATATCGATCAA ATGTTTGA